CACAATAGCTTGCAGCCAAATTAGCCTACTAGGTAAAAGGGAATTTACCTTGTGCTTGGAGCTCGTGAACCCATTTTTTGGCCCGATCAAATGATGCCTACAAAGTCGACAGACTATTAAGATGAAAAGCATCACAGTGTGCAATTTTAAGTAACAATTTGTCAATTCACAACGAATAAAATCTTCCCTTTATAATAGTAAAAGCATATTGCTTTCCTAAGTGGTTCAGATCAAATTGTAACACAAAACAGAATAATTCATACATATCAACCAGCCAAATACGATTATGGCAGCAGCATCCTTACTTGATTTGTTATATCATAGACAATTATGGCTGCTGCAGCTCCTCTATAATACATTGGAGCTAAGCTGTGGTATCTCTCTTGACCTGCTGTATCCCATATTTCAAATTTGACAGTTGCGTCACTTACAGCGACAGTTTGTGAAAAAAAGGCAGCACCGATAGTTGATTCCTACAATATCAAGAATgtaaattcaatttcaaaagaaaagtATAAGAAGTGCACGAATTACTATGAAATccatgaaaataattttaatcaaaCCTGAAATTCGACAAATTGCCCTTTCACAAAACGTAAAACTAAGCTAGACTTTCCAGCTCCAACATCTCCAAGAAGCACCTAGAGGCATAAATAAATATCTAAAACTGGTAGATGGTGGTAAAATTAAAATAGGGATAGAATAATATAAACTAAAGTATAATATGCAACTTAATCAAGAGAGAGAAACAGATGGATACTTAACTAAATTCTCattgaaaaaaaatagaaaaaatcaaCATAATTAAAGGCATTAGTGCCTAACAAACCATAATAACTATTTTTCTTTCCTGGTTTGATCAAACTACAAAACACCCAATCCGATCGATTAACATCCTCGTTaaacaacaaaatacaaaattattCATTCTCACTCAAACATTTATCACTAACATGCGATGTCATCCAATCTTTCATACCAGAATCGTTGATCATGGTGAAAAAATAGAAACTGATACACCACCAATCAAAGTGGATAAGAATCTACTTTAAACTAAGGGAGTTTAGCTTCATACAGGTCAAAATGTGCGCTACCTTGAGCTGTTTATTAAAGTTTAATCTCAATAATTTCAAAGTCTACTACTTTGATTTATTTATGAGActgtaaaaattattttttggatCTTGGGTGACCAAAGTGGAAAAAAAAAGTTTACCTGCTGTTAGACTCGTGTAACCTAAGCATGGGAGTAAGTCTCGATCTAGAATCATATTTGGTGACCCGGATAATATCGAATACACAAATCCACAATTTAATGGGTCATTCAGAGTGATAAGAACTGAATTAATTGATTGCATTACCTACCGACAACTGACCCACAAATTGCATAGAAACAAAATCAGTAAAATATTATACCATCATCGGTTTATCATCATcatagaattttttttacatataatTGCCAAAGGTTGGAAATTAAGGAATCATAATTGATCAATCCACTGATCAAGAACTAGTGCGAACATAAATAGTCAAACTAAACCCAAATGTCTATAATCTATTTTTAGCATTAGCAACAATCCTTGTCGAGATACAGACGATTTCAATTCTCGAGGTCAACATATTATTTATATTCACAAGAAAATAAAGGAACCCAATACAATTTGAAGCAGATAAAGCAGACCCAGATTGAAAAATGCATGAATCAACCCTAAGAAAGAGGGTGGGGGGCACAAAAGAGATCGGAGCACGTAAATACCAGCTTCGCATTAATGTTCTTGTGTCCGCTGGAGGCCATGAATCGAGTTCAAGAAGGGATAGGGACCTCGAGTTGGATTGTAGAATTGCAGAACTTCAAAGAAAAGTATCGATGATCGCAGGATGGAAGAgaactatttatttatttatttattttccttcttatttatttttattatatattaattaaagtcGGCGCAATTTGAAGTTTAGCAtcgattttttaatattttccttcttatttatttatttttattatatatatatatatatgtaataaaatgagataaaaatttgtgtaagatgatctcacgagtcgtattttgtaagacttatctcttatttgggacatccatgaaaaagtattactttttatggctaagagtaatacttttttattgtgaatatcggtagtgttgactcgtctcacctataaagattcgtgagaccgtcttacaagataCCTACTCTAAAATGAGTCGATTTTATTTTGTCGATTACTGGTAACTAGATAGATATGTGCACtgcataaaatatattattctatAAACTctaaacaaaaaattaaagtCGAGTCGAATCCAGCTCACACAGTGTGTTACTTGAATTCGACAAAACTCGATTGCCCCCTAAAGCagatagataaaaaaaatatattgttaTATGAGATTATATGTTTAAAGGATTAAAAAAGAACAAGGTTATAGGATTTGGAATGCATTTTTTGTGCTTTGTCGTTTACTCCATTTCATTTCAATTAATAAATGTTGATTATAAAAATCGCATTTCTCAGGCGAGGAGGATAACAAAATCAAATTATCATCAAGAGTGGAGTACCAAAATCTCTCCACAAGGCCATGACAAAGGGTCACCAAAACACGAAATAAAACAGCAAGAAAGAGTCTAATGCAAGAAACTGGG
This is a stretch of genomic DNA from Primulina eburnea isolate SZY01 chromosome 11, ASM2296580v1, whole genome shotgun sequence. It encodes these proteins:
- the LOC140805069 gene encoding ras-related protein RABF2a-like, with amino-acid sequence MASSGHKNINAKLVLLGDVGAGKSSLVLRFVKGQFVEFQESTIGAAFFSQTVAVSDATVKFEIWDTAGQERYHSLAPMYYRGAAAAIIVYDITNQASFDRAKKWVHELQAQGNPNMVMALTGNKMDLLEARKVAAEEAQTYAQENGLFFMETSAKDATNVNDLFYEIAKKLPHLQPATNPSGMVLVDRTGGSAAGTSCCS